In a single window of the Trypanosoma brucei brucei TREU927 chromosome 6, complete sequence genome:
- a CDS encoding kinesin, putative, with amino-acid sequence MAKPLSGKAAPKNISVFLRVRPPVPRELKGGTFNNLVCDPSDPQRVTITRGGSARKGTKSFLFNRVFDPECTQQTIYNEVARGAVDAAFDGQHGVLFVYGQTGSGKTFTISNNDPEKPGVLQQSLRDIWDRFQADTEYDYSCTVSYVQLYNEMLTDLLDPQGGRVRIQLGPEGRGDVVLVTEASGASIERKVESYEDCLKYFYEGMDRKEMTSTKMNNTSSRSHTVFNFNLTRSAKVKTVDLSSAKANNEPVIALQGRLVVCDLAGSERASRTNAEGKTLDEATHINGSLLVLGKVVAALTESGSQHAPFRESKLTRILQYSLLGNGNTSIVVNCSPCDDSTEETLGAIMFGQRAIQIKQDAKRHEILDYKALYYQLLADLDSKNDRTLETALSEERTAYEDRIRVLEERIKILTSENDMLRRESSQLGGTGPVSGTSTASGAAAAAVAMGGDDANDWRSLTMKMRRAIEKLDADLKRTDKERVELAQFLALEKNKVNVLAQKLRAESLKHIMENKELTQRVTELSIDNAKLKGTDYISFQPSAACEDALPLSLDSPRRGTPSSGLSQSINVGDAYLQEQLDKANRQLRVLNEERVELIVYQMMASKAIRLLHAEKTSLANHLEKLKA; translated from the coding sequence ATGGCAAAACCACTCAGCGGCAAGGCAGCTCCGAAGAACATTTCGGTTTTTCTTCGAGTGAGGCCGCCCGTCCCGCGTGAGTTAAAGGGAGGAACTTTCAATAATCTTGTGTGTGATCCTTCTGACCCGCAGCGCGTTACAATAACAAGAGGAGGTTCTGCGCGCAAAGGAACAAAgtcgtttctttttaatcGTGTCTTCGATCCGGAATGCACACAACAGACGATTTACAATGAGGTTGCACGTGGGGCTGTGGATGCTGCATTTGATGGTCAGCATGGCGTGCTTTTTGTCTACGGTCAAACAGGTTCCGGTAAAACATTTACCATCAGTAATAATGACCCAGAGAAACCTGGTGTGCTACAGCAGAGTCTTCGTGATATATGGGATCGTTTCCAGGCTGATACGGAATACGACTACTCTTGCACCGTAAGTTATGTTCAATTGTATAATGAAATGCTGACGGATCTGTTAGATCCCCAAGGAGGGCGTGTACGAATTCAACTTGGCCCTGAGGGTCGCGGTGATGTGGTGCTAGTTACGGAGGCGTCTGGCGCGTCGATCGAAAGGAAAGTGGAAAGCTATGAAGATTGTCTCAAGTACTTTTATGAGGGAATGGACCGTAAGGAGATGACCAGCACCAAAATGAACAATACCAGCTCCCGTTCCCACACCGTGTTTAATTTCAACCTCACACGGTCTGCTAAGGTGAAGACGGTGGATCTGAGCAGTGCTAAGGCTAACAATGAACCAGTAATAGCACTACAAGGTCGTCTCGTCGTTTGTGACTTAGCGGGAAGCGAGCGTGCCAGCCGAACCAATGCTGAAGGAAAAACGCTGGATGAGGCAACGCATATTAACGGGAGTCTGCTCGTGCTGGGGAAGGTTGTTGCGGCGTTGACTGAAAGTGGGTCTCAGCACGCCCCGTTCCGCGAGTCGAAACTCACTCGTATTTTGCAATACTCTTTGCTTGGTAACGGCAACACGTCCATTGTTGTAAACTGTAGCCCCTGCGATGATTCTACTGAGGAGACTTTGGGCGCTATTATGTTTGGTCAGAGGGCAATTCAGATTAAACAGGATGCCAAGCGACATGAGATTCTGGACTACAAAGCTCTCTATTACCAATTGCTTGCCGATCTCGACTCAAAGAATGACAGGACGCTGGAGACCGCCTTGTCGGAAGAGCGGACAGCTTACGAGGATCGTATTCGTGTACTTGAGGAACGGATCAAGATTCTCACATCTGAGAACGATATGTTACGGCGCGAGAGTTCGCAGCTGGGCGGTACCGGACCTGTTAGTGGCACTTCCACTGCGTCtggtgcagcagcagcagcagttgcgATGGGCGGTGATGATGCTAATGACTGGCGATCTTTGACAATGAAAATGAGGCGTGCTATAGAGAAGCTTGATGCCGACTTGAAGCGCACTGATAAGGAGCGTGTGGAACTTGCACAATTTCTTGCTCTAGAGAAGAACAAGGTGAACGTCTTGGCGCAGAAACTCCGTGCGGAATCGCTGAAACATATAATGGAGAACAAAGAACTAACGCAGCGCGTGACTGAACTTTCTATTGATAACGCGAAGCTGAAGGGCACCGATTATATCAGTTTCCAGCCCAGTGCAGCATGTGAGGATGCCCTTCCATTGTCGTTGGATTCACCGAGAAGGGGGACCCCTTCCAGTGGCTTGTCGCAGTCAATCAATGTAGGCGATGCGTATCTGCAGGAGCAACTTGACAAGGCGAACCGGCAGCTGCGTGTGCTTAATGAGGAGCGAGTGGAGTTAATTGTATATCAAATGATGGCTAGTAAGGCCATTCGGTTGTTACATGCAGAGAAGACGTCTCTCGCTAACCATCTTGAGAAACTGAAAGCGTAA
- a CDS encoding mitogen-activated protein kinase, putative, with protein sequence MLTHVSSPDADGRVTYTFNTQWKVEVPRRYEVNNVVGRGAYGIVCSAIDTETGDKVAIKKIGNVFADVVDGKRTLREVKLLRFLKHPNIISMRDVFRPVSEDFSDVYVVTELMSSDLQTVVKSPNVQLMSIHCQYLTYQLLCALQYMHSADIIHRDLKPANILTDSDCVVKVCDFGLARGVGVNVTSYVVTRWYRPPELLLVGDDCDGAVDMWGVACLVAEIVLRCPLFPGRDYIHQLNLLVDALGLPQVEQDLQHIRSPEALAYLRSLPKRKPLGLEGVHPTLKQAYLTAFSYGTEDDYEMEGTTTHGNAKDGGSAASEADIAAAAEKEYALFKDFLLKLLLYNPKERMTAAEAVTHPWLRDIRKKCEDEGLEIQPSNRFHWNFDSAEFTEPVLRAVMKAEIADFSASRR encoded by the coding sequence ATGTTGACGCATGTGTCCAGTCCCGATGCAGACGGTCGAGTGACGTACACTTTTAATACCCAGTGGAAGGTGGAGGTACCACGGCGTTATGAAGTGAATAATGTCGTTGGCCGCGGTGCATATGGAATTGTATGTAGTGCCATTGACACGGAAACGGGCGATAAGGTTGCTATTAAGAAAATTGGCAACGTGTTTGCGGATGTTGTGGATGGCAAACGTACGCTGCGTGAGGTGAAGCTTTTGAGATTCCTGAAACATCCGAATATCATTTCGATGAGGGATGTCTTTCGCCCAGTGAGTGAGGACTTTTCTGATGTTTATGTGGTAACAGAGCTCATGTCATCGGATTTGCAAACGGTGGTTAAATCCCCTAACGTACAATTGATGAGTATTCATTGTCAATATTTGACGTATCAGCTGTTGTGTGCGCTACAGTACATGCACAGCGCGGACATTATTCACCGTGATTTGAAACCAGCGAATATATTGACAGACTCGGATTGTGTTGTGAAGGTGTGCGACTTCGGGCTGGCGCGAGGTGTCGGTGTAAATGTGACATCGTACGTCGTTACGCGGTGGTACCGGCCGCCTGAACTGCTTTTGGTTGGTGATGACTGTGATGGAGCGGTAGACATGTGGGGCGTAGCATGTCTTGTAGCGGAAATTGTATTGCGGTGTCCTCTTTTTCCAGGTCGGGATTACATCCACCAACTAAACCTTTTAGTGGATGCGTTGGGTTTGCCACAAGTTGAGCAGGACTTGCAGCACATACGCTCACCTGAAGCGTTGGCTTATTTGCGTTCATTACCCAAGAGGAAACCATTAGGACTGGAGGGCGTTCATCCAACACTGAAACAGGCGTACTTAACTGCATTTAGTTACGGAACGGAGGATGATTATGAAATGGAAGGTACAACAACTCATGGTAATGCGAAGGATGGCGGTAGTGCTGCTTCCGAAGCGGATATTGCCGCGGCTGCTGAAAAGGAGTATGCGTTATTTAAAGATTTTCTCCTcaagttgttgttgtacaACCCAAAGGAACGCATGACGGCGGCGGAGGCTGTGACGCACCCTTGGTTGCGAGATATACGGAAGAAATGTGAGGATGAGGGTTTAGAGATACAGCCAAGCAATCGATTTCACTGGAATTTCGATAGTGCTGAGTTCACTGAACCTGTGCTTCGGGCAGTGATGAAAGCAGAGATTGCAGATTTCAGTGCTTCGAGACGGTAA